A single region of the Eulemur rufifrons isolate Redbay chromosome 8, OSU_ERuf_1, whole genome shotgun sequence genome encodes:
- the PEAR1 gene encoding platelet endothelial aggregation receptor 1 — protein MSPPLRPLLLLALGLGLAGTLNPKDPNACSFWESFTTTTKESHSRPFSLFPSEPCDRPWEGPHACPQPTVVYRTVYRQVVKTDHRRRLQCCRGFYESSGACVPLCAQECVHGRCVAPNQCQCVPGWRGDDCSSECAPGVWGPQCDKPCSCGNSSSCDPKSGVCSCSSGLQPPNCLQPCSPGHYGPACQFSCQCHGAPCDPQTGACFCPPERTGPSCDVSCLQGTAGFCPSTDPCQNGGVFQAPQGPCSCPPGWMGTICSLPCPEGFHGPNCSQECRCHNGGLCDRFTGQCRCAPGYTGDRCREECPVGRFGQDCAETCDCAPGARCFPANGACLCEHGFTGDRCAERLCPDGLYGLGCQASCTCDPEHSLSCHPMNGECSCLPGWAGLHCNESCPQDTHGPGCQEHCLCLHGGVCQADSGLCRCAPGYTGPHCASLCPPDTYGVNCSARCACENAIACSPIDGACICKEGWQRGNCSVSCPPGTWGFGCNASCQCAHEAVCSPQTGTCTCTPGWHGAHCQLPCPKGQFGEGCASRCDCDHSDDCDPVHGHCQCQAGWMGIRCHLPCPEGFWGANCSNTCTCKNGGTCLPENGNCVCAPGFRGPSCQRSCQPGRYGKRCVPCKCANHSSCHPSNGTCYCLAGWTGPDCSQPCPPGHWGANCAQTCQCHHGGACHPQDGSCVCRPGWTGHRCLEGCPPGVFGANCSQSCQCGPGERCHPETGACVCPPGHSGAPCRIGSQEPFTMMPTSPVAYNSLGAVIGIAVLGSLVVALVALFIGYRHWQKGKEHQHLAVAYSSGRLDGSEYVMPDVPPSYSHYYSNPSYHTLSQCSPNPPPPNKVPGSQLFASLQVPERPSGAHGHDNHATLPADWKHRREVPMGPLDRVGSRLDRSYSYSHSSSNGPGSFYNKGPISEEGLGASVASLSSENPYATIRDLPGLPGGPRESSYVEMKGPPSGSPRRQRDSQRQWQPQPQRDSGTYEQPSPLIHDRDSVGSQPPLPPGLPPGHYDSPKNSHIPGHYDLPPVRHPPSPPLRRQDR, from the exons ATGTCACCACCTCTGCGTCCCCTCCTtctcctggccctgggcctgggtCTGGCTGGAACTCTCAACCCTAAGGATCCCAATGCCTGCAGCTTCTGGGAAAG CTTCACTACCACCACCAAGGAGTCCCACTCCCGCCCCTTCAGCCTGTTCCCCTCGGAGCCCTGCGACAGGCCCTGGGAGGGCCCCCatgcctgtccccagcccac GGTTGTCTACCGCACGGTGTACCGTCAGGTGGTGAAGACGGACCACCGTCGGCGCCTGCAGTGCTGCCGGGGCTTCTACGAGAGCAGCGGGGCCTGTGTCC CACTCTGTGCTCAGGAATGTGTCCATGGCCGCTGTGTGGCGCCCAATCAGTGCCAGTGTGTGCCAGGCTGGCGGGGTGATGACTGCTCCAGTG AATGTGCCCCAGGAGTGTGGGGGCCACAGTGTGACAAGCCCTGCAGCTGCGGCAACAGCAGCTCCTGTGATCCCAAGAGTGGGGTATGTTCTTGCTCCTCTGGCCTGCAGCCCCCGAACTGCCTTCAGCCTTGCAGCCCTGGTCACTATGGCCCTGCCTGCCAGTTCAGCTGCCAGTGCCACGGGGCACCCTGTGATCCCCAGACTGGAGCCTGCTTCTGCCCCCCAGAGAGAACTGGGCCCAG CTGTGATGTGTCCTGTCTCCAGGGCACTGCTGGCTTCTGCCCCAGCACCGATCCTTGCCAAAATGGAGGTGTCTTCCAGGCCCCCCAGGGCCCCTGCAGCTGCCCACCTGGCTGGATG GGCACCAtctgctccctgccctgcccagaggGCTTCCACGGACCCAACTGCTCCCAGGAATGTCGCTGCCACAACGGCGGTCTCTGCGACCGATTCACTGGGCAGTGCCGCTGCGCTCCGGGCTACACCGGGGATCG GTGCCGTGAGGAGTGCCCAGTGGGCCGCTTCGGGCAGGACTGTGCTGAGACGTGCGACTGCGCCCCCGGCGCCCGCTGCTTCCCCGCCAACGGCGCGTGTCTGTGTGAACACGGCTTCACCGGGGACCGCTGCGCCGAGCGCCTCTGCCCGGATGGCCTCTACGGCCTTGGCTGCCAGGCGTCCTGCACCTGCGACCCGGAGCACAGCCTCAG CTGCCACCCGATGAACGGGGAGTGCTCGTGCCTGCCGGGCTGGGCGGGCCTCCACTGCAACGAGAGCTGCCCGCAGGACACGCACGGCCCGGGGTGCCAGGAGCACTGTCTCTGCCTGCACGGCGGCGTCTGCCAGGCCGACAGCGGCCTCTGTCGGTGCGCGCCGGGCTACACG GGCCCTCACTGCGCTAGCCTCTGTCCGCCCGACACTTACGGTGTCAACTGCTCCGCACGCTGCGCATGCGAAAATGCCATCGCCTGCTCACCCATCGACGGCGCGTGCATCTGCAAGGAAG GTTGGCAGCGTGGTAACTGCTCTGTGTCCTGCCCGCCTGGAACGTGGGGCTTTGGTTGCAATGCCAGCTGCCAGTGTGCCCATGAGGCAGTCTGTAGCCCCCAAACTGGAACCTGTACCTGCACCCCTGGTTGGCACGGGGCCCACTGCCAGCTGCCCTGCCCG AAGGGGCAGTTTGGTGAAGGTTGTGCCAGTCGCTGTGACTGTGACCACTCTGATGACTGCGACCCTGTTCATGGACACTGCCAGTGCCAGGCTGGCTGGATGG GTATCCGCTGCCACTTGCCCTGCCCTGAGGGCTTCTGGGGAGCCAACTGCAGCAATACGTGCACCTGCAAGAATGGGGGCACCTGCCTCCCCGAGAATGGCAATTGCGTGTGTGCACCTGGATTCCGAGGCCCCtcctgccagagat CTTGTCAGCCCGGCCGCTATGGCAAACGCTGTGTGCCCTGCAAGTGTGCCAACCACTCCTCCTGCCACCCCTCGAATGGGACTTGCTACTGCCTGGCTGGCTGGACAGGCCCTGACTGCTCCCAAC CATGCCCCCCAGGACACTGGGGAGCCAACTGTGCCCAGACCTGCCAATGTCACCATGGCGGGGCCTGCCATCCCCAGGATGGGAGCTGTGTCTGCCGCCCAGGCTGGACTGGACACCGCTGCTTGGAAG GCTGCCCTCCAGGGGTGTTTGGTGCCAACTGCTCCCAGTCATGCCAGTGTGGTCCTGGAGAAAGGTGCCACCCAGAGACTGGGGCCTGTGTATGTCCCCCAGGGCACAGTGGTGCTCCTTGCAGGATTG GAAGCCAGGAGCCCTTCACCATGATGCCTACCTCTCCAGTGGCCTATAACTCACTGGGTGCAGTGATTGGCATTGCGGTACTGGGGTCCCTCGTGGTGGCCCTGGTGGCACTGTTCATTGGCTACCGCCATTGGCAAAAAGGCAAGGAGCACCAACACCTGGCAGTAGCCTACAGCAGCGGGCGACTGGATGGCTCTGAGTACGTCATGCCAG ATGTCCCTCCAAGCTACAGTCACTACTACTCCAACCCCAGCTACCACACCCTGTCGCAGTGCTCCCCGAACCCCCCGCCCCCTAACAAG GTTCCAGGCAGTCAGCTCTTTGCCAGCCTCCAGGTCCCTGAGCGGCCAAGTGGAGCCCACGGGCATGATAACCACGCCACCCTGCCTGCTGACTGGAAGCACCGCCGGGAGGTGCCCATGGGGCCTCTGGACAGGG ttgGCAGCCGCCTGGACAGAAGCTACAGCTACAGCCACAGCAGCAGTAATGGCCCAGgctcattctataacaaag GACCCATCTCTgaagaggggctgggggccagcGTGGCTTCCCTGAGCAGTGAGAACCCCTACGCCACCATCCGGGACCTGCCTGGCCTGCCAGGGGGCCCCCGGGAGAGCAGCTACGTGGAGATGAAAGGCCCTCCCTCGGGATCTCCCCGCAGGCAGCGGGACAGCCAGAGGCAGTGGCAGCCCCAGCCACAGAGAGACAGTGGCACCTACGAGCAGCCCAGCCCCCTGATCCACG ACCGAGACTCTGTGGGCTCGCAGCCCCCGCTGCCCCCGGGCCTGCCCCCCGGCCACTATGACTCACCCAAGAACAGCCACATCCCTGGACACTATGACTTGCCTCCAGTGCGGCACCCCCCATCACCCCCACTTCGACGCCAGGACCGTTGA